The window TTAAAATGTTCATTTgtgttgctaaaaaaaaaaagaaatgctCACTTGTGGTATTGTTGAGAAAAGATCCAACAATCTAACTTTGTCATCATCAAAATGCTTTCTTGATGGTTGAAACTTACTAGAAAAACTGAAGTTAAAGACTGAGTATAGAAAACAGACATGATATAATTCTGTAAACTTTAATTAGAATCTTAGGTTTGGTGCGAAAAGCCTCCTGGCTTAACAACTGCCAAGGGACAATCGATGAAGAATATACTAAAAATCACTCTTTGACCAAGAATTGGCAGTAACAAACATACTTCAATCATCATCTTATATTGAGAACCATCAATTATAATGTTGATTACTCCCCGTCATCTGAGCTGGCATCATCGCTGCTGTAATCACTGCTATCATCACTCTCCAAAATGTCGAGCTGAACAGCTCGGACCTGTATGACGTCAGGCGGTCTGTGAAGTCCAGGAGGAGGCCGCAGCATCTGTTGCTGCTCCTGGGCTCTAGGTGCAGGCGGTATCACCACAGGGTCTCCTGGTTTCCATCCAGGAGGTGGCATTGGCCAATCTTTAGGCAACTCCACTGGCATTCCTGGTTTCCATCCTGATGGAACCTCGATATTCGGTGGAAGCAGGTTCTGAATCGCAGAAAGGTTCATCATACTCTCTGGTGGCGGCGGCTCGATGAGTGCTTCAACCTTCTTCTCAATGTTTTCAACTGTTTTGGGTAGACCGATGTCAAGATCAGCGAAGGTGTAGAGCTGAGAAGCTACGCTGGCGGCAACGCGCCGCGGAGAGGTGCTTGCCCTGCACCGAACTCCGGAGGAGCAAACGTTGTGTAGCTAATCTTGTGAGCGTAGGCTAAGATGTCCTTCAGCTTGAGCTGAGAAGAAACTGTGGTGGTAACAGAGGACGAAGAGCGAGAACGCGTTCTGCTTCCTTGAGTTTGTTGGCGAAGGAGAGAAGAGACGAATCTTTGGATTTGACCTCACGCGCGACCTTCTGCTTTGCGTCTTGGAGATCGAggatctcttttcttttttttttttttttttttttttttttttttgagatcgAGGATCTCTTGAAGCTCCGTAACGGCTTCGAAGGTGCGTCAGGATCTGTTGGTGGTGAGATTGGGAGGATGAGGAAGAGGTTGGATGGCCATGGCGAGAAGGCGTGAGATTTTGTACGGAGGGAGAGCCAGGGCCTGTTGTTAAGCCTAATCTCGCCGGAGATTGAGCGATCTGATGCTGTAGCATCCTCGCCGCCGGAGAGACAGTGGACTTCTCCTTTCGGTTTATAGATCGACGACGGTGGATCACTGgataagaataataataataatccacTTCCTAAACCTTCAGAGCGAGCCAGAGGGTTTTAAAAACTCTCTTGAACCAAACCAATACGATCTAGATTCCCGGTTATCGTTAATGAGAAAGGGTTGAGTTCAATTTCCCGGTTATCGTTAAGGAGAAAGGCTTGAGACATGACTTGGAAGCTAAGACCATGCGCATCAGGGGCTTTAGACGGGTTCACGGGCCCGAGTTCTAAGGCCGGAgtaattaaaaaacaatttaaaatggGTTTGTGTCGATGAAACGGGCCTTACGGTTGATCCGCTATGAAGCGGATTTAGCCACGCGTCATATCCTGGTTGGACGAGAGAAACCGCGTAGAGGGGGAGGAAAGACGGGTTTCCCCGTGTCTCTTCTCATTTTCTCTTCTCGAAACAAAAGCTAGGGTTTGTTGTGTGAGAGGCGATAATACGAGTGACGCGGAGTCTTCACGAGATTCTCGTTCAAATCGACGACGGAGAGTCTTCTCCACGACCTCTGGTAAGTATCGAGTAGATCGACGGTTTAATTTCGTTTAATTTGGTCGAAATCGTTTACTgagatttaaaatcaatttgGGGTTTTCGAGTTTCGGATGTAAATCGATAACTGGGTTTCGATTAATTGATGTAAATCGACATGCGCGTTTAATTTAGGGTTTGTTTGTGTGAGATTTCAAATCGATTGAGGGGTTTGGAGTTAGGGTTCTCAATTGATTCGTTGATtcgttttatagttttaattccTCAAGAGGGCTCGATATAGGGGTCGTTTTAGTATATTGTTTCGATTATAATGTTCTAATATATTGGGGTTTTTTCACAGATGGATCCCGCGGATGAGAGAAGCCATTCAAAGAGACAAAAGGAGTATTTTGACATGCTACAATACACTTGTGATTCAGAATATGGGATTCCTAGAAGGTGTTCCTGTGGTGGGAGAATCATCGACGAGGTTCGAGCCAAGGAGGAGTACGACACTCTTCCTGGGAAGAGGTTCTTCACGTGCGTCAACTACGAGGTAATGTGGGTTTCAACCTCCtgattttgtttttacattGTATATATTTCTTGAAAAACCACCtctgatatttgttttgttccaaacaaggctgatgggtttcACTACCGTCAGCCTTGGGTGTTTGGTGTCCAGGAGCAGATGGAACGCTTACTCAAGCGTCTTGAGGAGGCTGAGGAGGTGATGAAGTGGGTGCCGAGTCTCAAAAACAATATTGAGACTCTGGAGGTGAGTAAATGAGTTTGTATATCGTCTCTTATATTGCTGCAATTTTTGTAATGAGTGAGTAAATGAGTTTCTATGTGCAGGCCGAGGCAAAAGGGCTGAGTGACCAGGTTGATCGACTAACTGGGGAGGTTTACAACCTGACGGTGCAAGTGTCTGTGCTGGAGAAGCTCTGCTTCGACTAACAAGCAAAGGTAAACACTCAAACTTAACTGAACTAGAACAGAACTGCAAGTGAATAAGGATTGTAAAAGTACAACCTAATAAAGTATCtgttaaaaacatttatagtttttaataacttttcaaACTAGGTAGAGTACAACCTACTTTAAAAACTTATCGAAAATTTTTAAAGTGATTTGATTGGTAATGAATGGTAACTGTGAATAAGTTGTTGTGTAATTAAGTTAAGTAGTTGTGTAATTTACTGCAGTAGTTGTTGTGTAATAAAGCAATGCGAAAACTAGTTTAAAACATAGGCATTTCACTTCTAAAAACACAAACAATCAAACCTTAAAAATCACACAAACCCCTTAACAACAAACCAAAATCACACAATGGACCCTTTTTCCCTAAACTCTCACGGGTTTGTTAACTTGTTAGCTTCGCAGAGCAGTCCTACAATAGACGTAGACTCTGCTGAGGCACCTGTTAGCTCTCCCGGGTTAGTTAAACCAGCGGAAAGGAGAAAGTGGACCACAAAAGAAGATCTTGTGTTGATTAGTGCTTGGTTGAACACCAGCAAAGATCCAATAATTAGTAATGAGCAGAAGTTAGGGGCTTTTTGGAAGAGAATTGAGGCGTACTTCAATGCTAGTCCTCAGCTCATTGGCTCCATTCCTAGAGAGTGGGGTCAATGTAAGCAGAGGTGGGGAAGGGTGAATGCGGAGGTTTGTAGGTTTGTGGGTTCCCATGAGGCCGCTCTGAAGCAGCAAGCTAGTGGGCAAAGTGAAAATGATGTCATGAAGGCGGCTCATGACATCTATTTCAATGATTATAATGCCAAGTTTGCGCTTGAACATTGCTGGAGGGAACTTCGGTTTGATCAGAAGTGGAAGTCACACTCTCAGCCGAAGGAGAAA of the Brassica rapa cultivar Chiifu-401-42 chromosome A03, CAAS_Brap_v3.01, whole genome shotgun sequence genome contains:
- the LOC103856822 gene encoding uncharacterized protein LOC103856822 isoform X2, whose translation is MDPADERSHSKRQKEYFDMLQYTCDSEYGIPRRCSCGGRIIDEVRAKEEYDTLPGKRFFTCVNYEADGFHYRQPWVFGVQEQMERLLKRLEEAEEVMKWVPSLKNNIETLEAEAKGLSDQVDRLTGEVYNLTVQVSVLEKLCFD
- the LOC117133050 gene encoding glutathione S-transferase T3-like — encoded protein: MDPFSLNSHGFVNLLASQSSPTIDVDSAEAPVSSPGLVKPAERRKWTTKEDLVLISAWLNTSKDPIISNEQKLGAFWKRIEAYFNASPQLIGSIPREWGQCKQRWGRVNAEVCRFVGSHEAALKQQASGQSENDVMKAAHDIYFNDYNAKFALEHCWRELRFDQKWKSHSQPKEKNKESGAEPVAEEAEVRPPGIKACKAGKRKKPDDVAYDKIHSILANKNTISRQKILDRLLVKDTLSPSEEALKEKLISEMLD